In one window of Thermodesulfobacteriota bacterium DNA:
- the hprK gene encoding HPr(Ser) kinase/phosphatase has product MGVPVRELIDCEQAERFSLRLVTGEKGLGREVTTSRIQKPGLLLTGLLEELHSDRLQIFGAAEINYLKRLEEDELEDVLKVFKPELPAIIIARDLEPPGFLVDICAGKDIPLFITPHTSSVLIERVTKYLEERLAPSLTMHGVLVDVLGVGVLIAGKSGIGKSECALDLVSRGYRLVSDDVVIVKRMPPNILIGRSSELIKYHMEIRGLGIINVKDLYGITAIRERKQMDIVVELVKWESETEYDRLGLEENTFSILGVDLPYLKVPVSPGRSVATIVEVAARNQILKIMGHHPAKALERELDNAMKVLKK; this is encoded by the coding sequence ATGGGCGTACCCGTAAGAGAGCTTATAGACTGCGAGCAGGCGGAACGTTTCAGCCTGAGGCTCGTGACAGGGGAAAAGGGCCTGGGGCGCGAGGTGACGACCTCCCGCATACAGAAGCCGGGCCTCCTTCTTACCGGGCTCCTCGAGGAACTCCACTCGGACAGGCTCCAGATATTCGGCGCCGCGGAGATAAACTACCTTAAGCGCCTCGAGGAGGACGAGCTCGAAGACGTCCTCAAGGTCTTCAAGCCGGAGCTCCCTGCCATAATCATAGCCAGGGACCTCGAGCCACCCGGGTTCCTCGTCGACATTTGCGCCGGGAAGGACATACCGCTCTTCATAACGCCGCACACCTCCTCGGTGCTCATCGAGCGCGTGACCAAGTACCTCGAGGAGCGGCTTGCGCCATCGCTTACCATGCACGGCGTGCTGGTGGACGTGCTTGGAGTGGGGGTCCTCATTGCCGGGAAGAGCGGCATCGGGAAGAGCGAGTGCGCCCTTGACCTCGTATCTAGGGGGTACAGGCTCGTCTCCGACGACGTGGTCATAGTGAAGCGCATGCCCCCGAACATACTCATCGGCAGGAGCTCGGAGCTTATCAAGTACCACATGGAGATAAGGGGCCTCGGGATAATAAACGTAAAAGACCTCTACGGCATAACCGCCATCAGGGAAAGAAAGCAGATGGACATAGTGGTCGAGCTCGTCAAGTGGGAGAGCGAGACCGAGTACGACAGGCTGGGCCTCGAGGAGAACACCTTCTCCATACTCGGCGTGGACCTACCGTACCTCAAGGTCCCGGTAAGCCCCGGAAGGAGTGTGGCGACGATAGTCGAGGTCGCCGCGAGGAACCAGATATTGAAGATAATGGGCCACCACCCGGCAAAGGCGCTTGAACGGGAGCTCGACAACGCCATGAAGGTGCTCAAGAAGTGA
- the lptB gene encoding LPS export ABC transporter ATP-binding protein → MKKLAVRGLVKSFKKRRVVDGVSLEIGPGEIVGLLGPNGAGKTTTFYMIVGLVSPDEGSVSLGEREITGLPMYERARLGISYLPQEPSVFRKLTVEENVRAVLEYMDIPRPEQEARLKDLLEELGVLHIAKSKAYALSGGERRRVEIARALVNSPAFLLLDEPFSGIDPIAVGDIQDIMLELKKKGIGILVTDHNVGATLGICDRAYIVGSGKLLKTGTPTEILDSRRVREVYLGDRFRL, encoded by the coding sequence GTGAAGAAGCTCGCTGTAAGGGGACTCGTTAAATCCTTCAAGAAGCGGAGGGTCGTCGACGGCGTAAGCCTCGAGATAGGGCCCGGCGAGATAGTCGGCCTCCTCGGCCCAAACGGCGCCGGGAAGACCACCACCTTCTACATGATAGTCGGGCTCGTGAGCCCGGACGAGGGGAGCGTCTCTTTAGGCGAGAGGGAGATAACGGGCCTCCCCATGTACGAGAGGGCGAGGCTCGGCATAAGCTACCTGCCCCAGGAGCCCTCGGTATTCAGGAAACTGACCGTCGAGGAGAACGTAAGGGCAGTCCTCGAATACATGGACATCCCGAGGCCCGAGCAGGAGGCGAGGCTTAAAGACCTCCTCGAAGAGCTCGGAGTGCTGCATATCGCCAAATCAAAGGCATACGCCCTTTCGGGCGGCGAGAGGAGAAGGGTCGAGATAGCAAGGGCGCTAGTAAACTCCCCGGCATTCCTCCTACTTGACGAGCCGTTCTCCGGCATAGACCCCATAGCGGTCGGCGACATCCAGGACATAATGCTAGAGCTGAAGAAAAAGGGCATAGGCATACTGGTAACCGACCACAACGTGGGAGCGACACTGGGCATCTGCGACAGGGCCTATATTGTCGGCTCCGGCAAGCTCCTTAAAACCGGCACGCCGACCGAGATACTCGACTCAAGGCGCGTGAGGGAAGTCTACCTTGGCGACAGGTTCAGGCTTTAA
- the rpoN gene encoding RNA polymerase factor sigma-54, whose amino-acid sequence MAYELKQELKLTQNLVMTPQLQLAIKLLQLSRLELVEMVREEVETNPVLEDLSGPEAEAEGQDTSDPEAEAGGQDTSDPETEAGGQDTSDPEAEAGGQEAPTEKPEGRETDWDAYIDALSQYQSGGIDFSERDEEDDYVSNLSDRGESLSEHLLWQLRMQGLPDAEFATGEFIIGNIDEDGYLRVIERGQMGDGEYEAATLAEVAAATGASPEDVLRVLEMIQQFDPLGAGSRTLRECLLVQARSLPVRDTVMEEVISSHLDKLAGKNFKAIARALGVEVEEVLEAARNISRGLNPMPGAGFGRDESRAVLPDIYIHKVGEDYVISLNEDGMPKLKISKNYMKLLKADGASAEQARGYIQDKLRSAQWLIKSIHQRQRTIYKVVECIVKFQREFLDKGLKHLKPLVLKDVAVEIGMHESTVSRVTSNKYVQTPRGIFELKYFFSNGIAGDGGEAVAVEYIKEKVRKIIESEDPKSPLSDKQIVEALKESGIVVARRTATKYREALGFQSSNRRKVHF is encoded by the coding sequence ATGGCTTACGAACTCAAACAGGAGCTCAAGCTTACACAGAACCTCGTGATGACCCCGCAGCTGCAGCTTGCGATCAAGCTACTGCAGCTATCGAGGCTCGAGCTCGTCGAGATGGTGCGGGAGGAAGTCGAGACGAACCCGGTCCTCGAGGACCTTTCGGGCCCCGAGGCGGAGGCCGAGGGGCAGGACACCTCCGACCCGGAAGCGGAGGCCGGGGGGCAGGACACCTCCGACCCGGAAACGGAGGCCGGGGGGCAGGACACCTCCGACCCGGAAGCGGAGGCCGGGGGGCAGGAAGCGCCCACTGAGAAGCCCGAAGGCCGCGAGACGGACTGGGATGCCTACATAGATGCGCTGAGCCAGTACCAGTCCGGCGGGATTGATTTCAGCGAGCGGGACGAGGAGGACGACTACGTGTCGAACCTCTCGGACCGGGGCGAGAGCCTCTCTGAGCACCTCCTCTGGCAGCTCAGGATGCAGGGGCTTCCGGATGCGGAATTCGCTACGGGCGAGTTCATCATCGGCAATATCGACGAGGACGGCTACCTGAGGGTCATAGAGCGCGGCCAGATGGGGGACGGCGAGTACGAGGCCGCTACCCTGGCCGAGGTCGCCGCGGCGACCGGCGCGTCCCCGGAGGACGTGCTCCGCGTCCTCGAAATGATTCAGCAGTTCGACCCCCTCGGGGCAGGCTCGCGCACCCTGAGGGAGTGCCTCCTTGTCCAGGCCAGGAGCCTTCCGGTCCGCGACACCGTCATGGAGGAGGTCATATCGTCCCACCTCGACAAGCTCGCCGGCAAGAACTTCAAGGCCATAGCCAGGGCACTGGGGGTGGAGGTCGAGGAGGTGCTCGAGGCCGCGAGGAACATAAGCAGGGGCCTCAACCCCATGCCGGGCGCGGGCTTCGGCAGGGACGAATCCAGGGCGGTGCTCCCTGACATATACATACACAAGGTAGGTGAGGATTACGTCATATCGCTCAACGAAGACGGGATGCCGAAGCTCAAAATAAGTAAGAACTACATGAAGCTACTTAAGGCGGACGGCGCGTCGGCCGAGCAGGCCAGGGGGTATATACAGGACAAGCTCAGGAGCGCGCAGTGGCTCATAAAGAGCATCCACCAGAGGCAGCGCACCATCTACAAGGTGGTCGAGTGCATAGTGAAGTTCCAGAGGGAGTTCCTGGACAAGGGCTTGAAGCACCTTAAGCCGCTGGTCTTGAAGGACGTGGCAGTGGAGATAGGGATGCACGAGTCCACGGTGAGCAGGGTCACCTCGAACAAGTACGTCCAGACACCCAGGGGCATATTCGAGCTCAAGTACTTCTTCTCTAACGGCATAGCCGGCGACGGCGGCGAGGCGGTCGCCGTCGAGTACATAAAGGAGAAGGTCAGGAAGATCATAGAGTCAGAGGACCCTAAGTCGCCCTTGAGCGACAAGCAGATAGTCGAGGCGTTGAAGGAGTCCGGCATAGTGGTCGCAAGGAGGACCGCCACCAAGTACAGGGAGGCGCTGGGTTTCCAGTCCTCGAACAGGAGAAAGGTACATTTCTGA
- a CDS encoding DUF1926 domain-containing protein — MTYFVFCIHNHQPVGNFDSVMEEAYRDSYWPFLEALSRHPAIKLSLHNTGFLLDWIAEKHPEYIELLRSMAATGQVEIMGGGYYEPVLSVIPEEDRVRQVTMLSERIEELFRVRPRGIWLAERVWEPTHPSIIKKAGLEYLVVDDYHFVKAGLEKDELGGYYTTEDQGDLIKIFPGNEALRYLIPFKPVEGFEEYMLGIRNGFFRRGNAAIYGDDGEKFGVWPGTRKWVFDDGWLERFFESIERNLDWIKPSTLGGYLDHEEPVGHTYLPNTSYMEMGEWALPAGASRDYMRLIEELGRLGETGGRLRRFLQGGTWRNFLAKYPESNWMHKRMLMVSRELKKGASGNGGRDEAERHLYRAQCNDAYWHGVFGGLYLPHLRTAVYENLILAEGAALEKSGKGVEISASDLDADNHEEVVVRSSDLSVFLSPFNGGALFELDYRPKGVNIQNTLTRYQEGYHYKLEESGGGDENNGAKSIHEMVKVKEEGLLDYLKYDRNRRASFIDHFLDAGLTLDEFYSHTYRELGDFAWRKYEKGLFPDKVVMQRSADVLGSPYTVKKTLSIDGGNALIMAYEVSGGADREKSGLFGVELNLILPGCDGPACWYESNADLGSGGIGLGSRGRAEGVEWLRLVDSWKGIAASIGIDRPAALLRYPVHTVSLSEGGFEKIYQGSCLLFLFPAGSRPLRLSFRLAVEGLSK; from the coding sequence ATGACCTATTTTGTCTTTTGCATCCACAACCACCAGCCGGTCGGCAATTTCGACAGCGTCATGGAAGAGGCCTACCGGGACTCGTACTGGCCTTTTCTTGAGGCGCTCTCAAGGCATCCGGCCATAAAGCTGTCGCTCCACAACACGGGGTTTCTCCTCGACTGGATAGCCGAGAAGCACCCGGAGTACATAGAGCTTTTGCGTTCAATGGCTGCGACCGGGCAGGTCGAGATCATGGGCGGCGGCTATTATGAGCCGGTCCTGTCGGTAATACCCGAGGAGGACAGGGTCAGGCAGGTCACCATGCTCTCCGAGAGGATTGAGGAGCTTTTTCGCGTGCGTCCCAGGGGCATATGGCTCGCGGAGCGCGTCTGGGAGCCCACGCACCCGAGCATCATAAAAAAGGCCGGGCTCGAATACCTGGTGGTCGACGACTACCATTTCGTGAAGGCGGGCCTTGAGAAGGACGAGCTCGGAGGGTATTACACGACCGAGGACCAGGGCGACCTCATAAAGATATTCCCCGGAAACGAGGCGCTGAGATATCTTATTCCGTTCAAGCCGGTCGAGGGCTTCGAGGAGTACATGCTCGGGATAAGAAACGGCTTTTTCAGGCGGGGGAACGCGGCCATATACGGCGACGACGGAGAGAAGTTCGGCGTGTGGCCGGGCACCAGGAAATGGGTTTTCGACGACGGCTGGCTTGAAAGGTTCTTTGAGTCGATCGAGAGGAACCTCGACTGGATAAAGCCCTCGACCCTCGGCGGGTATCTCGACCATGAGGAGCCGGTCGGGCATACGTATCTGCCGAATACATCTTATATGGAGATGGGCGAGTGGGCGCTCCCGGCGGGCGCGTCAAGGGACTACATGCGTCTTATAGAGGAACTCGGCCGTCTTGGCGAGACCGGAGGAAGGCTCAGGAGGTTTTTGCAGGGTGGCACCTGGAGGAACTTCCTGGCCAAGTACCCGGAGTCGAACTGGATGCACAAGCGCATGCTCATGGTGAGCAGAGAGCTTAAAAAAGGCGCGAGCGGCAACGGCGGACGGGATGAGGCTGAAAGGCATTTATACCGGGCGCAGTGCAATGACGCTTACTGGCACGGGGTCTTCGGCGGGCTTTACCTTCCGCACCTCAGGACCGCGGTCTACGAAAATCTTATCCTGGCCGAAGGGGCGGCCCTCGAAAAGTCCGGTAAAGGGGTCGAGATATCAGCTTCAGACCTGGACGCGGACAACCACGAGGAGGTCGTCGTGAGGTCCTCGGACCTGAGCGTCTTCCTGAGCCCGTTTAACGGCGGGGCTCTCTTCGAGCTCGACTACAGGCCAAAGGGCGTAAACATCCAGAATACGCTTACGAGATACCAGGAAGGCTATCATTACAAGCTCGAGGAGTCTGGCGGCGGGGATGAGAACAACGGGGCCAAGTCGATACACGAGATGGTGAAGGTAAAGGAGGAGGGGCTCCTTGATTATCTCAAGTACGACCGGAACCGCCGGGCCTCTTTCATCGACCATTTCCTCGACGCAGGCCTGACCCTTGATGAATTCTATTCGCACACATACCGGGAGCTTGGGGATTTCGCCTGGAGGAAGTACGAAAAGGGTCTCTTTCCCGACAAGGTCGTGATGCAGAGGTCCGCGGACGTTCTGGGGTCGCCATATACGGTCAAAAAGACGCTCTCGATTGATGGCGGCAACGCCTTGATCATGGCCTACGAGGTAAGCGGCGGGGCGGATAGGGAGAAAAGCGGCCTTTTCGGCGTCGAGCTTAATCTCATCCTCCCGGGGTGCGACGGCCCGGCCTGCTGGTATGAGTCTAATGCCGACCTCGGGAGCGGCGGCATAGGCCTCGGGAGCAGGGGGAGGGCGGAAGGCGTCGAATGGCTCCGGCTCGTCGACTCATGGAAGGGCATTGCCGCCTCCATTGGAATCGACAGGCCCGCTGCCCTCCTCAGATACCCTGTCCACACGGTCTCCCTTTCCGAGGGCGGTTTCGAGAAGATATACCAGGGCTCGTGCCTCCTTTTCCTTTTTCCTGCCGGGAGCCGCCCGCTCCGCCTGTCCTTCAGGCTCGCGGTCGAAGGCCTTTCAAAGTAG
- a CDS encoding PTS sugar transporter subunit IIA, producing the protein MRLADVLSEDRIMTGLEAGEKKELLEKMVSRAASLDNAVEKDAVLNALLERERLGTTGIGHGVAIPHGRVKGLKEIIVFFGRSEKGVDFDSMDRMPVHLFFLIMAPEHSAAAHLKVLAGISHLLKNQDLRLKLMNANGRSEIYRAIIEAERRNGVF; encoded by the coding sequence ATGAGACTGGCTGACGTACTGAGCGAAGACCGCATCATGACAGGCCTCGAGGCCGGCGAGAAGAAAGAGCTCCTCGAAAAGATGGTATCGAGGGCGGCCTCGCTCGATAACGCTGTCGAGAAGGACGCGGTCCTCAATGCCCTCCTCGAAAGGGAGAGGCTCGGCACCACGGGAATAGGCCACGGAGTCGCCATACCCCACGGCCGCGTGAAGGGGCTGAAGGAGATAATCGTCTTTTTCGGGAGGAGCGAAAAGGGCGTCGATTTCGACTCGATGGACAGGATGCCCGTGCACCTTTTCTTCCTCATAATGGCCCCGGAACACTCGGCGGCCGCCCACCTCAAGGTGCTGGCCGGCATATCGCACCTCCTTAAGAACCAGGACCTGAGACTTAAGCTCATGAACGCGAACGGCAGGTCCGAGATATACAGGGCCATCATCGAGGCCGAGAGGAGGAACGGCGTCTTCTGA
- a CDS encoding HPr family phosphocarrier protein: MESGQGSATSLEKTYTIKNKLGLHARAAALFVQLANRFDSEILVRKDDQEVNGKSIMGILILAATQGSKVTLRVEGSDAEGALGALGELIDSGFGED, encoded by the coding sequence ATGGAGAGCGGACAGGGCAGCGCGACAAGCCTGGAGAAGACCTATACGATAAAGAACAAGCTCGGCCTGCACGCCAGGGCGGCCGCGCTTTTCGTTCAGCTTGCGAACAGGTTCGACTCCGAGATACTGGTCAGGAAGGACGACCAGGAAGTGAACGGCAAGAGCATAATGGGGATACTCATACTCGCAGCCACCCAGGGCTCAAAGGTGACGCTCCGCGTCGAGGGGAGCGACGCCGAAGGCGCCCTCGGGGCCCTCGGCGAGCTCATCGACAGTGGTTTTGGTGAGGATTGA
- the lptC gene encoding LPS export ABC transporter periplasmic protein LptC — translation MNRKLRASLSAFIVLSIMGLAVLVFIHYKTRELPQEDFVEDEKVEVSIDRIHYSGTKDGRVEWELDARSASRSREGDLTLFEDVKATFYAKDGSSYTLTAREGTLRELSGEIGVSGDVVIESGEDGYVLRTATLKYVINEKEVSTPDRVTVTSDRLDLEGTGFLGHIDTGEFRLLQNVKAVFRDSRI, via the coding sequence ATGAACCGAAAGCTTAGGGCCTCGCTCTCCGCCTTCATAGTCCTCTCCATAATGGGGCTCGCTGTCCTGGTCTTTATCCATTACAAGACTAGGGAGCTTCCCCAGGAGGACTTCGTGGAGGACGAGAAGGTAGAGGTAAGCATAGACAGGATACATTACTCAGGCACCAAGGACGGCAGGGTCGAGTGGGAGCTCGATGCCAGGTCGGCCAGCCGCTCGCGTGAGGGCGACCTTACGCTTTTCGAGGACGTAAAGGCGACCTTTTACGCAAAGGACGGCTCGTCATATACGCTTACGGCCAGGGAAGGCACGCTCCGCGAGCTCTCGGGCGAGATAGGCGTCTCAGGCGACGTTGTAATAGAGTCCGGCGAGGATGGGTATGTCCTCCGGACAGCCACTCTGAAGTACGTCATAAACGAGAAGGAAGTATCGACGCCCGACCGCGTCACGGTGACTTCCGACAGGCTGGACCTGGAGGGCACCGGATTCCTGGGGCATATCGATACAGGGGAGTTCCGTCTCCTTCAAAACGTAAAGGCGGTCTTCAGGGACTCGCGCATATAG
- the lptA gene encoding lipopolysaccharide transport periplasmic protein LptA, whose protein sequence is MRFRTGLLVAAALFMQASVSGAAQKKADGAPRSPVTVTSDTMEARSGEGRVVFKGNVVAVEDFTLCSDELHVTYGDGSDIKSIEASGNVRIFQDRKSSTSARAVYDRAERVIVLTGEPHLRQCSDSVRGEKITVYLDQENALVEGGDGGRVRAVIMPNKDCPENDAPEKYASEEARCKGTR, encoded by the coding sequence ATGAGATTCAGGACAGGGCTGCTTGTCGCCGCGGCCCTTTTCATGCAGGCTTCGGTTTCGGGAGCCGCCCAGAAAAAGGCCGATGGAGCCCCGCGAAGCCCGGTGACCGTCACCTCCGATACGATGGAGGCCAGGTCAGGCGAGGGCAGGGTCGTCTTCAAGGGGAATGTGGTCGCTGTCGAGGACTTCACGCTCTGCTCGGACGAGCTCCATGTCACGTACGGCGACGGAAGCGACATAAAGAGCATCGAGGCCTCGGGGAACGTGAGGATATTCCAGGACCGGAAATCCTCGACCTCCGCGCGCGCCGTGTACGACCGCGCGGAGCGGGTAATCGTCTTGACTGGCGAGCCGCATCTGAGGCAATGTTCGGATTCCGTCCGGGGCGAGAAGATAACCGTATACCTCGACCAGGAGAACGCTCTCGTGGAGGGCGGGGACGGCGGCAGGGTCAGGGCGGTCATAATGCCCAACAAGGACTGTCCGGAAAACGACGCACCGGAGAAATACGCAAGTGAAGAAGCTCGCTGTAAGGGGACTCGTTAA
- the rapZ gene encoding RNase adapter RapZ — MKDIRLVVISGPSGSGKSTAIKALEDLGFYCVDNMPVALLPKFLELLPRSGEIERVAAVVDVRERGFLKDFIPVLSELKAGGCRLEVMYLEADDGELVRRFSETRRRHPLAAEESPLEGLSREREALKDLKAHADRVIDTTEFNVHQLRDLIKDIFSGPAERERMALNLISFSYRHGIPADSDLVMDVRFLPNPYFVNSLKRLDGTDASVRDYLLSRDEAAEFLSRFKEFLSYLIPLYWKEGKSYLTIAVGCTGGRHRSVAMVEALSEGLNSEKVVVRKRHRDIGKT; from the coding sequence GTGAAGGACATAAGGCTCGTTGTGATCTCCGGGCCATCGGGCTCGGGCAAGAGCACCGCCATAAAGGCATTGGAGGACCTCGGCTTCTACTGCGTGGACAACATGCCCGTGGCGCTCCTTCCCAAGTTCCTGGAGCTCCTCCCCCGCTCCGGCGAGATAGAGCGCGTGGCCGCGGTCGTCGACGTAAGGGAGAGGGGGTTCCTCAAGGACTTCATACCGGTCCTCTCGGAATTGAAGGCAGGAGGGTGCCGCCTCGAGGTCATGTACCTTGAGGCGGACGACGGTGAGCTCGTCCGGAGGTTCAGCGAGACCAGGAGAAGGCATCCGCTCGCAGCCGAGGAGAGCCCGCTCGAGGGGCTCTCCAGGGAGAGGGAGGCGCTTAAGGACCTCAAGGCCCATGCAGACCGGGTCATAGACACTACCGAGTTCAACGTCCACCAGCTGCGGGACCTCATAAAGGACATATTCTCAGGGCCCGCGGAGCGCGAGAGGATGGCCCTGAACCTCATCTCCTTCAGCTACCGCCACGGCATACCGGCCGACTCCGACCTCGTCATGGACGTAAGGTTCCTGCCTAACCCGTATTTCGTGAATTCGCTTAAGCGCCTCGACGGAACGGACGCCAGCGTCCGCGACTACCTGCTTTCGAGGGACGAGGCCGCGGAGTTCCTTTCGAGGTTCAAGGAGTTCCTCTCCTATCTCATCCCCCTTTACTGGAAGGAGGGGAAGTCATATCTGACCATCGCCGTGGGCTGCACGGGCGGAAGGCACAGGTCGGTAGCAATGGTAGAGGCGCTTTCCGAAGGCCTGAACTCCGAAAAAGTGGTGGTCAGGAAAAGGCACAGGGACATCGGCAAGACATAA
- a CDS encoding HAD hydrolase family protein, translating into MPVSPTIAEKIKAVKLAIFDVDGVLTDGRIIFDAHGTETKFFDVKDGHGIKLLMRSGIDAAIITARESKVVQLRADDLGISLVYQGMKDKKAALESISERTGLPVSAMAYMGDDIIDLPVIRRVGFSAAVSDAVQEVKEAVDYVAGKPGGKGAVRELAELILKVQGKWDDVMRQFLV; encoded by the coding sequence ATGCCAGTATCCCCGACCATAGCCGAGAAGATAAAGGCGGTGAAGCTCGCCATTTTCGACGTGGACGGAGTGCTTACCGACGGGCGCATAATCTTCGACGCGCACGGGACCGAGACCAAGTTCTTTGACGTGAAGGACGGGCACGGGATAAAGCTCCTCATGCGCTCGGGTATCGACGCCGCAATAATAACCGCAAGGGAGTCGAAGGTGGTCCAGCTCCGGGCCGATGACCTGGGCATCTCGCTCGTCTACCAGGGCATGAAGGACAAGAAAGCGGCGCTTGAGAGCATATCAGAGCGGACTGGCCTTCCCGTTTCGGCAATGGCGTACATGGGTGACGACATAATCGACCTCCCTGTCATTAGGAGGGTCGGCTTCTCGGCGGCGGTTTCGGACGCGGTCCAGGAGGTGAAGGAGGCGGTGGATTACGTTGCCGGAAAGCCCGGAGGCAAGGGGGCGGTAAGGGAGCTTGCGGAGCTTATCCTCAAGGTGCAGGGCAAATGGGACGATGTTATGAGGCAATTCCTCGTTTGA
- a CDS encoding PTS sugar transporter subunit IIA produces MIGAVIVTHGRLAEALLEAAEAITGKVEGVRILTLSRSDTTDGIRDVLRAAVSEVDSGKGVLVFTDMFGGTPTNIALSAFEEDRVEVITGVNLPMVLKYVSHRSDKGLGELSELLKEYARKSIVLAGEMLKDKK; encoded by the coding sequence ATGATAGGAGCTGTAATCGTCACGCACGGCAGGCTCGCGGAGGCGCTACTCGAGGCAGCCGAGGCGATAACCGGCAAGGTGGAGGGAGTAAGGATACTGACCCTCTCGAGATCGGACACAACCGACGGCATACGGGACGTCCTCCGGGCCGCCGTGAGCGAGGTTGACTCTGGAAAGGGAGTGCTCGTCTTTACCGACATGTTCGGCGGTACGCCCACCAACATTGCCCTCTCGGCTTTCGAGGAGGACAGGGTGGAGGTCATAACCGGGGTGAACCTCCCCATGGTCCTGAAATACGTAAGCCACAGGTCGGACAAGGGGCTCGGCGAGCTTTCGGAGCTCCTTAAGGAGTACGCGAGGAAGTCCATAGTGCTCGCGGGCGAAATGCTGAAGGATAAGAAATAG
- the raiA gene encoding ribosome-associated translation inhibitor RaiA — protein MQISVTFRHMESSDALKSYAEEKSGRLAKYLLEPAEIHWVLSVEKIRHIADATVTANGVTLKAQYDTQDMYSAIDMVIDKIEGQAMKHKDRAKDHKSPNGESASIRYTAVPEGEAAPAPERRIVKKENQFVKPMSVEEASMQMDVMKGDFLVFTDSGTGNTSVIYRLKDGDYGLIETTTR, from the coding sequence ATGCAGATCAGCGTCACTTTCAGGCACATGGAATCCTCTGACGCCCTGAAAAGCTATGCGGAGGAGAAATCCGGGAGGCTCGCCAAGTACCTCCTTGAGCCGGCGGAGATACATTGGGTGCTCTCGGTCGAGAAGATACGGCACATCGCCGACGCGACCGTTACAGCTAACGGCGTTACCCTGAAGGCCCAGTACGACACTCAGGACATGTACTCGGCGATTGACATGGTCATCGACAAGATCGAGGGCCAGGCCATGAAGCACAAGGACAGGGCAAAGGACCACAAGTCGCCCAACGGCGAGTCGGCTTCCATCAGGTACACCGCGGTCCCCGAGGGAGAGGCAGCTCCGGCGCCGGAGCGTAGGATCGTAAAGAAGGAGAACCAGTTCGTAAAGCCCATGTCCGTGGAGGAGGCCTCCATGCAGATGGACGTAATGAAGGGCGACTTCCTGGTCTTCACCGATTCGGGCACGGGTAATACAAGCGTCATTTACAGGCTCAAGGACGGGGACTACGGGCTTATAGAGACCACCACAAGGTAG
- a CDS encoding PTS sugar transporter subunit IIB — protein sequence MLILIRVDDRLLHGQVICSWVPFTRADALIVASDEAAGDRLAADIIAACGCDELSVHVKSVSEAVLSLSGLSEKRVMLVVGDLKDAMRLYEAGTRFKALNLGNIHHEGGRRITPSIIVNKEDEEIMERFEAMGVELEIRDVPRSAPVTYVSERK from the coding sequence ATGCTGATCCTTATCAGGGTAGACGACAGGCTGCTGCACGGGCAGGTAATATGCTCCTGGGTGCCATTCACCAGGGCGGACGCGCTTATAGTAGCCTCGGACGAGGCGGCCGGCGACCGGCTCGCGGCGGACATCATCGCGGCCTGCGGCTGCGATGAGCTTAGCGTCCACGTGAAATCGGTCTCGGAAGCGGTGCTCTCTCTTTCAGGGCTCTCGGAGAAGAGGGTGATGCTCGTGGTCGGCGACCTGAAAGACGCGATGAGGCTCTACGAGGCCGGGACGAGGTTCAAGGCCCTGAACCTGGGTAACATACACCACGAGGGCGGAAGGAGGATAACCCCTTCCATAATCGTGAACAAAGAGGACGAGGAGATAATGGAGCGCTTCGAGGCAATGGGAGTGGAGCTCGAGATACGGGACGTCCCGAGGAGCGCGCCAGTTACGTATGTCTCCGAGCGCAAATAG